A single genomic interval of Desulfitibacter alkalitolerans DSM 16504 harbors:
- a CDS encoding NapC/NirT family cytochrome c — protein sequence MKKILAVFVVIGALSILMLKMPPLDKMLDGESFCGSCHFMRPWTETWFHSSHREVATCGDCHIPADLITGSIYKAYTGTRDAVLTISNQIPRAFLISSHGSIVVHNNCMRCHGELMRIVGNTRNGEGNYCFHCHRNTPHEL from the coding sequence ATGAAGAAAATACTTGCTGTTTTTGTGGTCATTGGAGCTCTAAGTATACTCATGCTGAAAATGCCACCCCTGGATAAAATGCTTGACGGGGAGAGTTTCTGTGGCTCGTGCCACTTCATGAGACCATGGACGGAAACCTGGTTTCATTCGTCTCACAGAGAAGTGGCAACCTGTGGTGACTGCCACATTCCAGCAGACCTTATTACCGGTTCTATCTATAAGGCTTATACTGGCACTCGTGACGCAGTCCTTACAATATCCAATCAAATCCCCAGGGCTTTTTTAATTTCCTCCCATGGAAGTATTGTAGTACATAACAACTGTATGAGGTGTCACGGAGAGTTAATGCGCATTGTCGGCAATACCCGAAATGGAGAGGGAAATTATTGTTTTCACTGCCACCGAAATACACCCCATGAATTATAG
- a CDS encoding M24 family metallopeptidase — MTQMNEMERVKIIRNGEKVKPTFSREEMDRRVSKLRQHMSENSIDAVLLTSYHNINYYSDFLYTAFGRNYGLIVTQNKHITISANIDGGMPWRRSYDDNIVYTDWRRDNFFYAIKKILTDDNLKKGRMGIEEDHMNIMLRNQVQDALPEFELVDVAQALMRYRMIKSPEEIELIKNGAHVCDVGGYAAVEAIADGVPEYEVALHATQAMTREIAKLYPHAELRDTWIWFQSGVNTDGAHNWATTRKIRPGDILSHNSFSMIAGYYTALERTMFLNEVSDKHLEYWNINVEVHKRGLEIIKPGVRCMDICAELNEIYSKYNLLPYRTFGYGHSFGVLCHYYGREAGLELREDIETVLEPGMVISMEPMIMIPEGQPGAGGYREHDILVIKENGEVENITGFPFGPEHNIIRK, encoded by the coding sequence ATGACCCAGATGAATGAAATGGAAAGAGTAAAGATTATAAGAAATGGTGAAAAAGTCAAACCAACTTTTTCAAGAGAAGAGATGGACCGAAGAGTTTCCAAGCTGCGCCAACACATGAGCGAAAACAGTATTGATGCCGTATTGCTTACCTCCTACCATAACATAAATTACTACAGCGACTTTTTATATACGGCCTTTGGAAGAAATTACGGACTCATCGTTACACAGAACAAGCATATAACCATAAGTGCAAATATTGATGGAGGTATGCCCTGGCGTCGCAGCTATGATGATAACATTGTTTATACCGACTGGCGGCGAGACAACTTTTTCTATGCAATAAAGAAAATTTTAACTGATGACAATCTCAAAAAAGGGCGCATGGGCATTGAAGAAGATCATATGAATATTATGCTTCGCAACCAGGTACAAGATGCACTTCCTGAATTTGAACTGGTAGATGTTGCACAAGCACTTATGAGGTACCGTATGATTAAATCACCAGAAGAAATAGAGCTTATTAAAAACGGTGCTCACGTTTGTGACGTTGGCGGGTATGCAGCAGTTGAAGCTATCGCTGACGGTGTCCCTGAATATGAAGTTGCTTTGCATGCAACCCAGGCAATGACACGTGAGATTGCTAAACTCTATCCCCATGCTGAATTGAGAGACACCTGGATATGGTTCCAGTCCGGCGTTAATACTGACGGTGCTCATAACTGGGCTACCACTAGAAAAATCAGGCCCGGAGACATTTTAAGCCATAATTCATTTTCTATGATTGCAGGATATTATACTGCTTTGGAGCGCACCATGTTCCTGAATGAAGTATCTGATAAACATTTGGAGTACTGGAATATTAACGTGGAGGTTCATAAACGTGGACTTGAGATAATCAAGCCTGGTGTAAGGTGTATGGATATTTGTGCTGAATTAAATGAAATTTACAGCAAATATAATCTCCTGCCTTATCGTACTTTTGGTTATGGCCATTCTTTCGGTGTACTGTGCCATTATTATGGCCGTGAAGCAGGTCTTGAACTGCGTGAAGATATTGAAACAGTATTAGAGCCAGGCATGGTAATTTCAATGGAGCCCATGATCATGATTCCCGAGGGACAGCCCGGAGCTGGGGGATACCGTGAACACGACATCCTTGTAATTAAAGAAAATGGAGAGGTTGAAAATATTACAGGCTTCCCCTTTGGCCCCGAGCATAATATTATTAGGAAGTAA
- a CDS encoding phenylacetate--CoA ligase family protein — MYWNEKYECLSRDELKQLQLERLKQTLERAYHNVNHYRNTMQAAEVEPRDLNTLEDLQKFPFTKKQDLRDNYPYGMFAVNLSEVVRIHSSSGTTGKPTVVGYTRNDINNWSELMARSLMNAGVQKEDVIQNAYGYGLFTGGLGVHYGAEKIGASIIPISGGNTKRQVMIMKDYGSTIITCTPSYALFIAEVIEEMGLGPEDFKLKAGIFGAEPWSENMRNEIEQRLGILAIDIYGLSEIIGPGVAVECKYKNGLHVMEDHFIVEIIDPETGEVLLPGERGELVFTSLTKEALPIIRYRTGDISRLIVEECECGRTSVKIGRIEGRTDDMLIIRGVNVFPSQIEHVLLEIGETEPHYLLVVDRVGNLDVLEVQVEVSEKMFSDEVRQLEVLSKRIRNEIESVLGVSVTVKLVEPKKIARSEGKAKRVIDKRKI; from the coding sequence ATGTACTGGAATGAAAAGTATGAATGTTTGTCCAGGGATGAACTCAAACAGCTGCAGTTAGAACGATTAAAACAAACCCTTGAAAGGGCTTATCATAATGTAAACCATTATAGAAACACCATGCAGGCGGCAGAAGTAGAACCCAGGGACTTAAACACATTAGAGGATTTGCAGAAGTTTCCCTTTACAAAAAAGCAGGATTTAAGAGATAACTATCCATATGGAATGTTTGCCGTGAATTTAAGTGAAGTAGTTAGGATTCATTCCTCCTCAGGTACTACAGGAAAGCCTACAGTGGTGGGGTACACCAGAAATGATATTAACAACTGGTCAGAGCTTATGGCCCGTTCGCTCATGAATGCAGGTGTGCAAAAAGAGGATGTAATCCAAAATGCCTATGGATATGGTCTCTTTACAGGGGGGTTAGGTGTTCATTACGGAGCTGAGAAAATCGGGGCATCCATTATTCCCATATCAGGGGGCAATACTAAAAGACAGGTTATGATTATGAAGGATTATGGAAGTACCATTATTACATGTACACCTTCCTATGCCCTTTTTATCGCAGAGGTGATTGAAGAAATGGGACTTGGTCCCGAGGATTTTAAATTAAAAGCCGGTATCTTTGGTGCTGAACCCTGGTCGGAAAACATGCGTAATGAGATAGAACAAAGGCTGGGCATCCTGGCTATAGATATATACGGTCTCAGTGAAATCATAGGTCCTGGTGTGGCAGTAGAATGCAAGTACAAAAATGGCCTGCATGTTATGGAGGATCACTTTATTGTGGAAATTATAGATCCTGAAACAGGAGAGGTATTGCTTCCTGGTGAAAGGGGAGAGCTTGTATTCACTTCTCTTACTAAAGAAGCATTGCCCATAATTCGCTATCGGACAGGGGATATTTCCAGGTTAATTGTAGAAGAATGTGAATGCGGCAGGACAAGTGTTAAGATAGGTAGAATTGAAGGCAGAACAGATGATATGCTCATAATCAGGGGAGTAAATGTTTTCCCATCGCAAATAGAGCATGTTTTGTTGGAAATTGGTGAAACTGAGCCCCATTACCTTTTAGTTGTAGACAGGGTTGGAAATCTGGATGTATTAGAGGTACAGGTTGAAGTTTCAGAAAAAATGTTTTCTGATGAGGTAAGGCAGCTTGAAGTATTGAGCAAAAGAATTAGAAATGAAATTGAGAGTGTCCTTGGCGTTTCGGTAACAGTCAAGTTGGTAGAGCCAAAGAAAATAGCCAGAAGTGAAGGAAAGGCAAAAAGGGTTATAGATAAGAGGAAAATATAA
- the glgP gene encoding alpha-glucan family phosphorylase — MVHHNKEGLPKVAYFCMEFGLNSELPIYAGGLGILAGDHLKSARDIEVPLIGIGILWKNDYTTQLIGEDGRPYDVYPEHEFPNVKDTGKTVQVRVRGMDVTCKIMMVDAYGNVPLYLLNTNFEGSEHGWMTSKLYGGVDQDRIAQEIILGVGGVRALRALGIDIDVYHFNEGHAVFAGLELIREKMNAGLGFHDAWQKTRREIVFTTHTPVEAGNEVHGHELLQHMEAYNSLTYEQMREIGGDPFNMTVAALRISRIANGVSKLHGRTARKMWKHVADSAEIISITNGVHPPTWQNSDIRSAWEKGEDLWKPHIELKKKLLDYVKDKAGVNMDLDRLTISFARRAAPYKRSELIFRDTNALDGLLKEGKIQLIFSGKAHPNDTLGKDIIQLLVQMDKKYEDMIVFLENYNMEIAKLMVQGSDVWLNNPVRPLEASGTSGMKAAMNGVLNISVIDGWVAEGPHHGIDGWLLDEVFHHEVDYNAQDEHDLKALYKVIYDEAVPVYYDNKNRWIKMMKASIDMSHHNFSSDRMVKQYYDLLYTEH; from the coding sequence ATGGTGCATCATAATAAAGAGGGTTTACCCAAAGTAGCATATTTTTGTATGGAATTTGGTCTTAATAGTGAATTGCCTATATATGCAGGAGGCTTAGGTATTCTTGCAGGTGACCATCTAAAATCAGCCAGGGATATTGAAGTCCCCTTAATAGGAATTGGAATATTATGGAAAAATGACTATACAACCCAGTTGATCGGGGAGGATGGAAGACCCTACGATGTCTATCCAGAACATGAATTTCCAAATGTCAAGGATACAGGCAAAACTGTGCAGGTACGAGTTCGCGGCATGGATGTAACCTGCAAAATAATGATGGTTGATGCTTACGGAAATGTTCCCCTATATCTTCTTAATACAAATTTTGAAGGAAGCGAGCATGGATGGATGACAAGCAAGCTCTATGGCGGCGTAGATCAAGACAGAATTGCCCAGGAGATAATTCTTGGAGTTGGGGGAGTAAGAGCGTTAAGAGCCCTTGGGATAGATATAGACGTATACCATTTTAACGAAGGGCATGCTGTATTTGCAGGTCTAGAATTAATACGAGAAAAAATGAATGCTGGATTAGGCTTTCACGATGCCTGGCAAAAAACCCGAAGGGAAATAGTTTTTACAACCCATACCCCTGTTGAGGCAGGAAATGAGGTTCATGGCCACGAATTGCTGCAGCATATGGAAGCATATAACAGCCTTACATATGAGCAGATGCGAGAAATAGGGGGAGATCCCTTTAACATGACTGTTGCTGCTTTAAGGATTTCTAGGATAGCAAATGGAGTATCAAAGCTCCACGGCCGTACAGCTCGCAAAATGTGGAAGCATGTAGCTGATTCTGCTGAAATCATCTCCATTACCAACGGAGTTCACCCTCCAACCTGGCAGAATTCAGATATACGCAGTGCCTGGGAAAAGGGGGAAGACCTTTGGAAGCCTCATATTGAATTAAAAAAGAAGCTATTAGATTACGTAAAAGACAAAGCCGGGGTAAATATGGACCTGGATAGACTGACAATAAGCTTTGCAAGAAGAGCTGCCCCATACAAACGAAGTGAACTAATTTTTCGTGATACTAATGCACTTGATGGTCTGCTAAAAGAAGGCAAAATACAGCTTATTTTTTCCGGCAAGGCACATCCCAATGACACCCTTGGCAAGGATATTATCCAACTTCTTGTTCAAATGGATAAAAAATATGAGGACATGATAGTATTTCTGGAAAACTACAATATGGAAATTGCCAAGCTAATGGTACAGGGCAGTGATGTCTGGCTAAATAATCCTGTCAGGCCCTTAGAGGCTAGCGGTACATCAGGGATGAAAGCTGCCATGAATGGTGTCCTTAATATTAGTGTAATAGATGGTTGGGTTGCAGAAGGACCTCACCATGGAATAGACGGCTGGCTGCTGGATGAAGTTTTCCATCATGAAGTGGATTATAACGCCCAGGATGAGCATGATTTGAAAGCTTTATATAAGGTCATATATGATGAGGCAGTTCCTGTTTACTATGACAATAAAAATCGTTGGATTAAAATGATGAAGGCAAGTATTGACATGTCACATCATAATTTCTCATCAGATAGAATGGTGAAGCAGTACTATGATCTGCTTTATACAGAACACTAA
- a CDS encoding ammonia-forming cytochrome c nitrite reductase subunit c552, which produces MLRGKSVIVLVAILTSLLVLGSIAYLYNKNRVIQQARPNLPALTEEDIDPQIWANHYPRHYDSYREAVEGPVVRTKYGGNDPYSKLEKKPELRILYEGFGFAEEYNQNRGHPYAVQDIDFINPARKGAGAVCYYCKSADVPHLLEKYGKEYFQKSFDELRAEINHAITCSDCHDPATNALRITRPALRDALARMDINVDNASRQEMRTLVCAQCHVEYYFTRGEKIVTFPWGDRLEDMKPEQVYEYFQSGPYEGNPFVDWVHPRSETPMLKAQHPDYEFFVNSTHHAAGVACADCHMPYIRQGNVKITSHNWQSPLRTISESCQVCHRHSEEYLRDRVLHIQDNNYNLLKIAAQRNVEVIEEIELTLGTPGADQALLAEAQDLHRQSQWMWDWMSSETSMGFHNPAEGLNYIGKSIDLAHQAIAKARKARGGQ; this is translated from the coding sequence ATGCTTAGAGGAAAATCTGTAATTGTACTTGTCGCAATTCTTACTTCTTTACTTGTTTTAGGAAGCATAGCATATCTTTACAACAAAAACAGGGTGATCCAGCAGGCTCGCCCTAATCTACCTGCCTTAACTGAGGAGGACATTGACCCACAAATCTGGGCAAACCATTATCCCAGACATTATGATAGCTATAGGGAAGCAGTTGAAGGCCCTGTTGTAAGGACCAAGTATGGAGGCAATGACCCCTATAGTAAGCTTGAAAAGAAGCCCGAACTAAGAATTCTCTATGAGGGCTTTGGTTTTGCTGAGGAATACAATCAAAATAGGGGCCATCCCTATGCAGTCCAAGATATTGATTTTATAAATCCTGCAAGAAAAGGTGCTGGAGCTGTCTGTTATTATTGTAAATCTGCAGATGTGCCACACCTTTTGGAAAAGTATGGTAAAGAATACTTTCAAAAGAGCTTTGATGAATTAAGAGCAGAAATTAACCATGCCATAACTTGTTCAGACTGTCATGATCCGGCAACAAATGCCCTAAGAATTACCAGGCCTGCCCTTCGGGATGCTTTGGCGAGAATGGATATTAATGTTGATAATGCAAGTCGTCAGGAGATGAGAACCCTGGTTTGTGCCCAATGCCACGTAGAATATTACTTTACTCGCGGAGAAAAAATAGTAACCTTCCCATGGGGAGATAGGCTAGAAGATATGAAGCCGGAACAGGTATATGAATACTTCCAAAGCGGCCCATATGAGGGCAATCCCTTTGTAGACTGGGTACACCCTCGCTCTGAAACCCCAATGCTCAAAGCTCAGCATCCCGACTATGAGTTTTTTGTTAACAGCACTCACCATGCTGCAGGGGTGGCATGTGCTGACTGCCACATGCCTTATATAAGACAGGGTAATGTTAAAATCACATCACATAACTGGCAAAGCCCTTTAAGGACAATTTCTGAAAGCTGCCAGGTATGCCATAGGCATTCTGAAGAATACCTTAGAGACCGCGTACTACATATTCAAGATAATAACTATAACCTTCTAAAGATTGCTGCACAAAGAAATGTTGAGGTTATAGAGGAAATAGAACTCACACTTGGTACTCCAGGAGCAGATCAAGCCCTCCTTGCAGAGGCTCAAGATCTCCATCGTCAAAGTCAATGGATGTGGGATTGGATGTCTTCAGAAACCAGCATGGGCTTTCATAACCCTGCGGAAGGTCTAAATTATATTGGGAAGTCTATAGATTTGGCACACCAGGCCATAGCCAAAGCAAGAAAAGCCAGGGGAGGACAGTAG
- a CDS encoding sodium:solute symporter family protein, with protein MTLNWILFIVAAVVLLGVGAWTKQRIKNEKTNEGFLLGAKKIGPLIGAGTIMATGFSGWGFIGSPGTAYAFGTIEMFANFLFAPAIVLGTLMFAGFMRKQAEQYGGLTVPEYLAVTHRGPENMRRIVHFFAGLATFVFLSVYIIGQIRAVGLVASEWLGISNTLAALLLMAIVIAFTMQGGLLAVAITDTIMCAGMLIASIIVYFTVVQDIPLIELLSSIGKFNSEFVNPTTSVPYGDGRFSVYLVFIYALLFTTTLPYMSVRFLSIKKDLKVHTMALIMAPMGIILSLVPIVGIYMYYKNPGLANPDTAMPVFLNTFLPPALGGFISLFILFAMLSTISSVLQALASALSYDMFVSVANRSSKRGDLFNRIGVLVIGVWGLFLTFLAPQGLLNQIAYIGTGGLISSFVGPIIMRAFVKADIYTCLASMAIGFLCNVLFVFKLQMGWVEAPILAGLAGTAVYLIMGYITNGWSRVPKELDANDNVGIQQ; from the coding sequence GTGACATTAAATTGGATTTTATTTATTGTAGCTGCAGTTGTTTTACTGGGCGTTGGTGCATGGACCAAACAAAGGATAAAGAATGAAAAAACTAATGAAGGCTTTTTATTAGGTGCAAAAAAGATAGGTCCTTTAATTGGTGCTGGTACAATCATGGCAACAGGTTTTAGTGGATGGGGTTTTATTGGTTCCCCTGGAACAGCCTATGCTTTTGGAACAATTGAAATGTTTGCCAACTTTTTGTTTGCTCCTGCCATTGTGCTTGGAACGTTAATGTTTGCAGGTTTTATGCGTAAACAAGCTGAACAATATGGTGGGCTGACAGTTCCAGAGTATCTGGCAGTAACCCATCGTGGTCCTGAAAACATGAGGAGAATTGTGCATTTTTTTGCAGGTCTGGCAACCTTCGTGTTTCTTTCCGTATACATCATCGGCCAAATCAGAGCAGTTGGTCTTGTAGCATCTGAGTGGCTTGGTATCAGCAATACACTTGCAGCATTATTATTAATGGCCATTGTGATTGCCTTTACAATGCAAGGAGGACTTTTAGCGGTAGCAATTACGGATACAATCATGTGTGCAGGAATGCTTATTGCGTCTATTATTGTATATTTTACAGTTGTACAAGATATTCCTTTGATTGAATTACTTTCAAGTATAGGTAAATTTAATAGCGAATTTGTAAATCCCACCACATCTGTTCCTTATGGTGATGGAAGATTCAGCGTATACCTGGTATTTATTTATGCCCTTCTTTTTACGACTACATTACCTTACATGTCCGTGCGTTTTCTATCGATTAAAAAAGATTTAAAGGTCCATACCATGGCTTTAATCATGGCACCTATGGGTATCATTTTAAGTTTGGTTCCCATAGTAGGCATTTATATGTATTACAAGAATCCAGGCCTGGCTAATCCTGACACCGCCATGCCAGTTTTCTTAAATACATTTTTACCACCTGCATTAGGGGGATTTATTTCACTGTTTATCTTATTCGCCATGCTTTCAACAATCAGTTCAGTACTACAGGCACTGGCCTCCGCATTGTCTTATGATATGTTTGTATCTGTTGCCAATAGAAGTTCAAAGCGTGGGGATTTGTTTAACCGAATAGGCGTACTGGTAATTGGTGTCTGGGGACTATTCTTAACATTCTTGGCTCCTCAAGGATTACTCAATCAAATCGCCTATATTGGCACGGGAGGGTTAATATCTTCGTTTGTAGGGCCGATAATCATGCGTGCCTTTGTTAAAGCGGATATATATACTTGTTTAGCCTCCATGGCTATAGGATTCCTTTGTAATGTTCTTTTTGTATTCAAATTGCAGATGGGTTGGGTAGAGGCACCTATTTTAGCTGGTTTAGCTGGAACTGCAGTATATCTCATCATGGGATATATCACCAATGGATGGTCTAGAGTGCCTAAAGAACTAGACGCAAACGATAATGTTGGTATTCAGCAATAA
- a CDS encoding ACT domain-containing protein yields MVVKQLSVFLENTPGRLRAVTSVLAENNINIRALTLADTSDFGVLRLIVDKPEMAVIILKEKNFTVKLADVIAVEMDDTPGGLDNVLEVLDAREVNIEYMYAFMGAKPKKALVIFRVDKLEEAVESLKAKGIRLIVTEEEAADLIYYCWD; encoded by the coding sequence ATGGTTGTTAAACAATTATCTGTTTTTCTTGAGAATACGCCTGGTCGCTTAAGGGCTGTAACATCAGTTTTGGCAGAGAACAACATAAATATTAGGGCTTTGACATTAGCAGACACATCAGATTTTGGTGTATTGAGGTTAATTGTGGATAAACCGGAGATGGCAGTAATAATTCTCAAGGAAAAGAACTTTACAGTAAAGCTGGCAGATGTAATAGCAGTTGAGATGGATGATACTCCTGGCGGTCTTGATAATGTTTTAGAAGTTTTGGATGCAAGAGAAGTGAACATAGAGTATATGTATGCCTTTATGGGTGCCAAACCCAAAAAAGCCCTGGTTATTTTTAGAGTTGATAAATTAGAGGAGGCTGTGGAAAGCCTAAAAGCTAAGGGAATACGTCTAATAGTTACCGAGGAAGAGGCAGCAGATTTGATTTATTATTGTTGGGATTAG
- a CDS encoding sodium:solute symporter family protein → MNSILLYGLIILYLSIVAGLTYLAYCRTKSCKDYLIAGGNSHPFLMAMAYGSTFISTAAIIGFGGAAALFGMGLMWLAFLNIFVGIFIAFVLFGKPTLRLSKELNVSTFPELLGKRYNSRFIQQYAAAVISLAMPLYAAAVMIGAAWFLQLVLNVEYSTTVWVFGIIVGIYVMTGGLKGVFYNDAFQGTLMFLGMSILLVATYIKLGGVTNAHTALTNLAHLVPEGLAAKGHQGWTNMPKFASEQWWVLVSTLVLGVGIGVLAQPQLIVRYMTVKGPKQLNRAVAIGGVFIIMMTGVAFLVGSLTNVYFYQNLGKISLAASVDPITNVANIDRIIPLYINMAMPEWFSYLLLLTLLSAAMSTLSGQFHVIGTSISHDLYKSSGLLGHRGGIIVALLVTVWLCFKLPPSIVAISTAIFFGICASAFLPAYTAALFWKRATRAGAAASMLVGSFTNILYMMFIHAKEANAIGLSKALFGKSTLLDFPWTVVDPMLISLPISAFTLIVVSLLTQEQESEAAQKAKALLAKSNA, encoded by the coding sequence ATGAACAGTATTTTGTTATATGGCTTGATTATTCTTTATTTATCAATTGTAGCTGGGTTAACCTATCTAGCTTACTGCAGGACAAAAAGCTGCAAGGATTATCTTATTGCCGGGGGCAACAGTCATCCCTTTTTAATGGCAATGGCCTATGGTTCGACCTTTATCAGTACAGCGGCAATCATAGGTTTTGGTGGTGCAGCTGCACTTTTCGGTATGGGTTTAATGTGGTTGGCCTTCTTAAATATATTTGTTGGTATTTTTATTGCCTTTGTCCTTTTTGGAAAACCTACTTTGAGGCTAAGCAAGGAGCTAAATGTCAGCACCTTTCCTGAGCTTTTAGGTAAAAGATATAATTCCAGGTTTATTCAACAATATGCTGCAGCAGTAATATCACTGGCAATGCCTTTATATGCAGCTGCAGTAATGATAGGCGCTGCCTGGTTTTTGCAGTTGGTTTTAAATGTGGAGTATTCTACAACAGTATGGGTTTTTGGAATAATTGTGGGCATCTATGTTATGACCGGCGGACTTAAAGGGGTATTTTACAACGATGCTTTTCAAGGGACCTTGATGTTTTTGGGTATGTCCATTCTTTTAGTGGCAACATATATAAAATTAGGTGGCGTTACCAACGCACATACAGCCTTAACAAATCTAGCCCATCTGGTTCCTGAAGGCCTTGCTGCCAAGGGTCATCAGGGTTGGACTAACATGCCGAAGTTTGCTTCTGAACAGTGGTGGGTATTAGTATCAACCCTGGTTCTGGGAGTAGGCATTGGTGTATTGGCCCAGCCACAGCTTATTGTAAGGTATATGACTGTAAAGGGTCCAAAACAGCTAAACAGGGCAGTGGCTATTGGTGGAGTATTTATTATTATGATGACAGGGGTAGCATTCCTGGTTGGCTCCCTGACAAATGTGTATTTCTACCAAAATCTAGGAAAAATATCCCTGGCGGCCTCTGTTGATCCCATTACTAATGTAGCAAACATAGATAGAATAATCCCCCTGTACATTAATATGGCAATGCCTGAATGGTTTTCTTATCTGCTGCTTTTAACACTTCTTTCAGCGGCAATGTCAACCTTAAGCGGACAGTTTCATGTCATTGGCACATCCATAAGCCATGATCTCTACAAGTCGTCAGGGTTATTGGGACACAGGGGAGGAATCATAGTAGCATTATTGGTAACCGTGTGGCTTTGCTTTAAATTACCTCCAAGTATTGTTGCAATTTCAACAGCTATCTTCTTTGGCATCTGTGCTTCAGCCTTCCTGCCTGCTTATACAGCTGCCCTTTTCTGGAAGAGGGCTACCAGGGCAGGTGCTGCTGCAAGCATGCTGGTGGGTTCCTTCACCAACATCTTGTACATGATGTTTATACATGCCAAGGAAGCAAATGCTATAGGCCTCAGCAAGGCCCTCTTTGGTAAAAGCACTCTACTTGACTTTCCATGGACAGTGGTTGATCCAATGTTGATCAGCCTTCCTATTTCTGCCTTTACACTAATAGTGGTTAGTCTATTAACCCAAGAACAGGAGAGTGAAGCAGCACAAAAAGCAAAAGCCCTATTAGCAAAAAGTAATGCCTAG
- a CDS encoding DMT family transporter: MDRNKLGIIITSISAAGFGSMAIFAKIAYAHGSNVTTLLSIRFITAGLLFLLIMKLSKTSWGLNRKQLAYLIALGAAGYGVLSNLFFSGVALIPASVASLLLYTYPTMVCILAYLFGDEKMYPQKVLALLISAVGITLVLGPSFESLEIMGVIYVLSAAVLFAFYFVLSNKVLKEVHWLPSSTIVSLSAAVFFIVGGGITGQIQYSISIVAFLCAMGIALFSTVLAIGGLYAGISMIGPSKAAIVSTLEPIVTVSLAAIIFAEVLSEEQLLGGALIIISIIVLQISRQKVWQGKRLVVEGEEGESQ; encoded by the coding sequence GTGGATAGAAATAAATTAGGTATAATTATTACCAGCATATCAGCAGCTGGATTCGGATCCATGGCCATATTTGCTAAAATTGCTTATGCCCATGGATCTAACGTGACAACATTATTATCAATAAGGTTTATTACAGCAGGGCTATTATTCTTACTCATAATGAAATTATCCAAAACCTCCTGGGGGTTAAATAGAAAGCAGCTGGCATACCTGATAGCCCTTGGTGCAGCTGGTTACGGTGTACTGTCTAACCTGTTTTTTTCAGGAGTTGCATTAATACCTGCTTCAGTGGCAAGCCTGCTGCTGTATACCTACCCAACAATGGTATGTATTTTAGCCTACCTTTTTGGTGATGAAAAGATGTATCCGCAGAAAGTTCTGGCCTTATTGATTTCAGCGGTGGGGATAACCCTTGTTCTAGGTCCCTCCTTTGAAAGCTTGGAAATAATGGGTGTTATATATGTCCTGTCTGCTGCTGTGCTATTTGCTTTTTATTTTGTTTTAAGCAATAAAGTGTTAAAGGAAGTTCATTGGCTGCCAAGTTCAACTATTGTATCCCTTTCAGCTGCTGTTTTTTTCATAGTGGGGGGAGGTATTACCGGCCAAATACAGTATTCAATATCAATAGTTGCTTTTTTATGTGCAATGGGAATAGCACTTTTTTCTACAGTCCTGGCAATTGGGGGGCTGTATGCTGGTATTAGTATGATCGGTCCTTCCAAGGCAGCTATTGTAAGTACTTTAGAGCCAATTGTAACAGTATCTCTAGCAGCCATTATTTTTGCAGAAGTTTTATCTGAAGAGCAGCTACTGGGGGGAGCTTTAATTATTATATCAATAATTGTACTGCAGATTTCCAGACAGAAGGTCTGGCAGGGTAAAAGGTTAGTGGTAGAAGGAGAAGAAGGGGAGAGTCAGTAA
- a CDS encoding symporter small accessory protein yields the protein MFGIPDWQVSMAYILTVLSAILCIVYGIVKWNSET from the coding sequence ATGTTTGGAATTCCAGATTGGCAGGTGTCCATGGCCTATATTTTAACTGTATTATCAGCAATTTTGTGTATTGTTTACGGAATTGTTAAATGGAATAGTGAAACGTAA